The Tepidisphaeraceae bacterium genome contains a region encoding:
- a CDS encoding response regulator, which produces FTAATAAEGMEVLQAERPDVVVSDIGLPTRDGYEFMKQVRALAEDRGGKTPALALTAYARAEDRMRAIRAGFQMHVPKPVEPAELITMVASLAGRA; this is translated from the coding sequence TTTACCGCCGCGACCGCAGCCGAGGGGATGGAGGTACTTCAGGCCGAGCGGCCGGACGTGGTGGTGAGCGACATCGGCCTCCCGACGCGAGACGGCTACGAGTTCATGAAGCAAGTGCGGGCGCTCGCCGAGGATCGCGGCGGTAAAACGCCCGCGCTGGCGTTGACCGCCTACGCCCGCGCGGAGGATCGGATGCGGGCGATCCGCGCAGGCTTCCAGATGCACGTGCCGAAGCCGGTCGAACCGGCCGAGTTGATTACGATGGTCGCCAGCCTCGCGGGCCGAGCATAA